A DNA window from Pseudodesulfovibrio thermohalotolerans contains the following coding sequences:
- a CDS encoding DEAD/DEAH box helicase translates to MLDSERMAHQIAHHRIVEGADARFGEPRRPWPAALRNALSLLGLDRLYDHQAEAVDYVRAGRHVVVATPTASGKTLTYNLPVMEQCLADPESKALYLFPLKALAQDQLKGFNELAALLPEERRPTAAIYDGDTTPHFRKKIRNSPPNVILSNPEMVHLSMLPHHAGWAEFLSGLTHIVVDEVHTYRGVMGGHMAMVFRRLMRLCRYYGASPTFVFCSATIGNPAELCRMLTGLDVHPILESGAARGGRHMVFINPDASPSKAAIQLLRAALARGLRTIVYCQSRKMTELISIWASEHSGEFRDRISAYRAGFLPEERREIESRMADGDLLAVISTSALELGIDIGGLDVCIMVGYPGSIMATLQRGGRVGRSQQDSAVALIAQEDALDQYFMRNPEDFFARPPESAMLNPFNPVIMDRHLVCAAAELTLRRGEEFLAEEPVARRVEQMVDAGELFEVEPDLPGHPMEIVTPRKRPHRDVDLRGAGSQLHIEDNSLHREKAPVIGTIDQHRAFRETHPGAVYLHRGRTFVVEDLDLGTCAVHAVARRVGYYTKPRGSKETEILEVLGQKASFGTRVYFGRVKVTEMITGYEKRSVRGGKLLGIVPLDLPPQVFETEAIWFEIGHDIRRRCEEEFLHFMGGIHAFEHAAIGMLPLLVMTDRNDLGGISTPMHPQVDGPAVFIYDGMPGGAGLTRQAFERADELIETTLKTIRDCPCELGCPSCVHSPKCGSGNRPIDKRAALFVLEAIRSGDPKSITPKDIDVNTLPGIDTKRPAPKRFGVIDIETRYSADDVGGWNRADRMGVSIACVWDSGEEAMFDYEQDDMDGLVAHLQRFDLVIGFNHVKFDYAVLGGLHPFRFRSLPSLDLLIEVKNRLGYRVKLDNIASATLGAGKSADGLQALKWWKEGRLDLITEYCRQDVAVTRDVYLFGRERGHVFFTNKAGQKVKLPVQW, encoded by the coding sequence ATGCTTGATTCCGAGCGCATGGCCCACCAGATAGCCCATCATCGGATCGTCGAGGGGGCGGACGCCCGGTTCGGCGAGCCGCGCCGTCCGTGGCCAGCCGCCCTGCGAAACGCGCTCTCGCTGCTTGGCCTCGACAGGCTCTACGATCACCAGGCCGAGGCCGTGGACTATGTCCGGGCGGGCCGTCACGTGGTTGTCGCCACGCCCACGGCCAGCGGCAAGACCCTGACGTACAATCTTCCGGTGATGGAGCAATGCCTGGCCGACCCCGAGTCCAAGGCGCTGTATCTTTTCCCGCTCAAGGCGTTGGCCCAGGATCAGCTCAAGGGATTCAACGAGCTGGCCGCGCTGTTGCCCGAGGAGCGCAGGCCCACGGCGGCCATCTACGACGGCGATACCACGCCCCATTTCCGCAAGAAGATCAGGAACTCCCCGCCCAACGTCATCCTCTCCAACCCGGAGATGGTCCACCTGTCCATGCTTCCGCATCACGCGGGCTGGGCCGAGTTCCTGTCCGGGCTGACGCATATCGTGGTGGACGAGGTGCACACTTACCGAGGGGTCATGGGCGGCCACATGGCCATGGTTTTCCGCAGGCTCATGCGGTTGTGCCGCTATTACGGAGCCAGCCCGACGTTCGTGTTCTGCTCGGCGACCATCGGCAATCCGGCAGAGCTGTGCCGGATGCTCACCGGCCTCGACGTGCATCCCATACTCGAATCCGGGGCCGCGCGGGGCGGGCGGCACATGGTCTTCATCAACCCGGACGCCAGCCCGTCCAAGGCGGCCATCCAGCTCCTGCGGGCGGCTCTGGCGCGCGGCCTCAGAACCATCGTCTACTGCCAGTCGCGCAAGATGACCGAGCTGATTTCCATATGGGCCTCGGAGCACAGCGGGGAGTTCAGGGACCGCATTTCCGCCTACCGGGCCGGGTTCCTGCCCGAGGAACGGCGCGAGATCGAGTCGCGCATGGCCGACGGCGACCTGCTGGCCGTGATTTCCACCTCGGCACTGGAGCTGGGTATCGACATAGGCGGGCTGGATGTCTGCATCATGGTCGGTTACCCCGGCTCCATCATGGCCACTCTGCAACGGGGCGGGCGCGTGGGCCGTAGCCAACAGGACTCCGCCGTGGCGCTCATTGCCCAGGAGGACGCCCTGGACCAGTATTTCATGCGCAACCCGGAGGACTTCTTCGCCCGCCCGCCCGAGTCGGCCATGCTCAACCCGTTCAATCCGGTCATCATGGACCGCCACCTGGTCTGCGCCGCTGCCGAGCTGACCTTGCGCCGGGGCGAGGAGTTCCTGGCCGAGGAGCCCGTGGCCCGCAGGGTGGAGCAGATGGTGGACGCCGGAGAACTTTTCGAGGTCGAGCCGGATTTGCCCGGCCATCCCATGGAGATCGTCACCCCTCGCAAGCGGCCGCATCGGGATGTGGACCTGCGCGGTGCGGGCAGCCAACTGCATATCGAGGACAACTCCCTTCACCGGGAGAAGGCCCCGGTCATCGGGACCATCGACCAGCACCGCGCGTTCAGGGAGACCCATCCGGGTGCGGTCTACCTGCATCGTGGGCGGACTTTCGTGGTCGAGGATCTGGATCTCGGAACCTGCGCGGTGCACGCCGTGGCCCGGCGCGTGGGCTACTATACCAAGCCGCGCGGGTCCAAGGAGACCGAGATTCTGGAGGTCCTGGGCCAGAAGGCGAGCTTCGGCACGCGCGTCTATTTCGGCCGGGTCAAGGTCACCGAGATGATTACCGGGTACGAGAAACGGTCCGTGCGCGGCGGCAAGCTGCTCGGCATCGTGCCCCTGGACCTGCCGCCCCAGGTCTTCGAGACCGAGGCCATCTGGTTCGAAATCGGCCATGACATCCGGCGGCGGTGCGAAGAGGAATTTCTGCATTTCATGGGCGGCATCCACGCCTTCGAGCACGCGGCCATCGGGATGCTGCCGCTGTTGGTCATGACCGACCGCAACGATCTGGGCGGCATCTCCACGCCCATGCACCCCCAGGTGGACGGCCCGGCAGTGTTCATCTACGACGGGATGCCCGGCGGCGCGGGGTTGACCCGACAGGCGTTCGAACGGGCCGACGAGCTCATCGAAACCACCCTCAAGACCATCAGGGACTGCCCGTGCGAGCTGGGCTGCCCCTCCTGTGTGCATTCGCCCAAGTGCGGCTCGGGCAACCGGCCCATCGACAAACGGGCCGCCCTGTTCGTGCTGGAGGCCATCCGCTCGGGCGACCCCAAATCCATCACCCCGAAGGACATCGACGTGAACACGCTCCCCGGCATCGACACGAAGCGGCCCGCGCCGAAACGATTCGGCGTCATCGACATCGAGACCCGTTACTCCGCCGACGATGTGGGCGGCTGGAACCGCGCCGACCGCATGGGCGTTTCCATCGCCTGCGTATGGGATTCCGGCGAGGAGGCCATGTTCGACTACGAGCAGGACGACATGGACGGTCTGGTGGCCCACCTGCAACGGTTCGATCTGGTCATAGGCTTCAACCACGTCAAGTTCGACTATGCCGTGCTCGGCGGCCTGCATCCCTTCCGGTTCCGCTCGCTGCCCAGCCTCGATTTGCTGATCGAGGTCAAAAACCGCCTCGGCTACCGGGTCAAGCTGGACAACATCGCTTCGGCCACCCTGGGCGCGGGCAAGTCCGCCGACGGCCTCCAGGCGCTCAAGTGGTGGAAGGAGGGCAGGCTCGATCTGATTACCGAATATTGTCGCCAGGACGTGGCCGTTACCCGGGACGTATATCTTTTCGGCCGCGAGCGCGGCCACGTGTTCTTCACCAACAAGGCCGGGCAAAAGGTCAAGCTGCCCGTGCAGTGGTAA
- a CDS encoding tetratricopeptide repeat protein, with amino-acid sequence MILRSLSFLLILFLLLGGIYCSALPEVGRDIKAAARSGDTSAQVALARMYFEGTFGGHDPVMSARWLLAAVDQGDPDAMNILGRFYLSGVGVERDEARGLALLREAADMNQPQAQAYMAYAYGEGLGVERDSVEFLRWTRRAAENGDARSRYNLAVLYLTGSLVSQDVPAGRALLELSADQGFTEAQVALGELMIRNVDQPSDLVEACKWFAIARTKGHPRAEKRLHQIVGFMTQAEMDEAGRRANAWLQANEAGR; translated from the coding sequence ATGATATTACGGTCGCTTTCCTTTCTGTTGATCCTTTTCCTGCTCCTGGGTGGCATCTATTGCTCGGCCCTGCCCGAGGTGGGCCGCGACATCAAGGCCGCCGCGCGGTCGGGCGACACTTCGGCCCAGGTGGCCCTGGCGCGGATGTATTTCGAAGGGACTTTCGGCGGGCACGACCCGGTCATGTCCGCGCGCTGGCTGCTGGCCGCGGTGGACCAGGGCGACCCCGACGCCATGAACATCCTCGGCCGGTTCTACCTGTCCGGCGTGGGCGTGGAGCGCGACGAGGCCCGTGGGCTGGCCCTGCTCCGGGAAGCCGCCGACATGAACCAGCCCCAGGCTCAGGCGTATATGGCCTATGCCTACGGGGAAGGCCTGGGCGTGGAGCGCGACTCCGTTGAATTTTTGCGCTGGACCCGGCGGGCCGCCGAGAACGGCGACGCCCGAAGCCGGTACAACCTGGCCGTCCTGTACCTGACCGGCAGCCTGGTGTCTCAGGACGTTCCGGCCGGGCGCGCCCTGCTCGAACTTTCGGCGGACCAGGGGTTCACCGAGGCTCAGGTGGCCTTGGGCGAGCTGATGATTCGGAACGTGGACCAGCCGTCGGATTTGGTGGAGGCCTGCAAGTGGTTCGCCATCGCGCGGACAAAGGGCCATCCGCGAGCCGAGAAACGGCTTCACCAGATCGTCGGATTCATGACCCAGGCCGAGATGGACGAGGCCGGCCGTCGCGCCAATGCCTGGCTCCAGGCCAACGAGGCCGGGCGATAG
- a CDS encoding N-acetylmuramoyl-L-alanine amidase — MKQIHAANIRLLTALTLCAFATLLLCARPATAASAKSYFVAGHSEFHALVKNSRKAKYRSYWQKVEKIFSNCLKASPNGSYAPKALYYLGRTREELGKHSGLKSDFRKSVDYYDRVLARYPSHNWADDCLFRRAEIHAKRLNMKTQARLDLATIIVDYPKGDMRSKAKAALRDLGKYDWAIAQVSGKSASKKHTSTAKAAPARRHSPAAAKSSSGTAHLDVVRYTSSDEYTRVVLELDAQVKYRYQVLGPNPAVNRPHRLYIDLEDSRLGRDVTADTTVSDGILRSIRTGQYSKDTTRVVLDFLNMQEYKVFPLQNPYRIVIDVYAPDGRTPAVATAKAATGHKTTANSQYRPPKGSKKMAGSLLEQLGLTVRTIMIDPGHGGKDPGATANGLREKDINLKFAKLLGGKLQAKGFNVVYTRTKDVFIPLEKRTAMANAQKADLFLSIHCNANRSRKVNGLETYSLNLAKSDAAVRIAARENAVDPRAISDLQFILTDLMVNSKIKESRDLAQDVQTKTIKRVRKAYSLNNKGTREAPFYVLMGAKMPSILVEIGYITNKTEANRLRSNKYLGHLANGIVDGILAYKSQIERYAMN, encoded by the coding sequence ATGAAGCAAATTCACGCAGCGAACATACGCCTGCTGACCGCATTGACGCTCTGCGCCTTTGCGACTCTCCTTCTGTGCGCTCGTCCCGCCACGGCGGCATCGGCCAAATCCTACTTCGTCGCCGGACATTCCGAATTCCATGCCCTCGTCAAGAACTCGCGCAAAGCCAAGTACCGCTCCTACTGGCAAAAGGTGGAGAAGATATTCTCCAATTGCCTCAAGGCTTCGCCCAACGGCTCCTATGCGCCCAAGGCCCTGTACTATCTCGGCAGGACCAGGGAAGAGCTGGGCAAACACAGCGGACTGAAATCCGACTTCCGCAAATCCGTGGACTACTACGACCGCGTCCTGGCCCGCTATCCCAGCCACAACTGGGCCGATGACTGCCTTTTCCGGCGGGCCGAAATCCACGCCAAACGGCTCAACATGAAAACCCAGGCCCGGCTTGATCTGGCGACCATCATCGTCGACTACCCAAAGGGCGACATGAGGTCGAAAGCCAAGGCCGCCCTCAGGGATTTGGGCAAATACGACTGGGCCATAGCCCAGGTTTCGGGCAAATCCGCCTCGAAAAAGCATACCTCCACGGCCAAGGCCGCCCCTGCCAGACGGCACAGTCCTGCCGCCGCCAAGTCCTCTTCCGGCACGGCGCACCTGGACGTGGTCCGCTACACTTCCAGCGATGAATACACCCGCGTCGTCCTGGAGCTGGACGCCCAGGTCAAGTACCGCTACCAGGTACTCGGCCCCAACCCGGCGGTGAACCGCCCCCACCGGCTGTACATCGACCTTGAGGACTCCCGCCTGGGACGCGACGTGACCGCCGACACCACCGTGTCCGACGGCATCCTGCGCTCCATCCGCACGGGCCAGTATTCCAAGGACACCACCCGCGTGGTTCTCGATTTCCTGAATATGCAGGAGTACAAGGTCTTCCCCCTGCAGAACCCCTACCGCATCGTCATCGACGTGTACGCCCCCGATGGGCGGACGCCCGCCGTCGCCACGGCCAAGGCCGCCACGGGACACAAGACCACGGCGAATTCGCAATACCGCCCGCCCAAGGGCAGCAAAAAGATGGCGGGCAGCCTCCTCGAACAGCTCGGGCTGACGGTCCGGACCATCATGATCGACCCGGGACACGGCGGGAAAGACCCTGGCGCCACCGCCAACGGGCTGCGCGAAAAGGACATCAACCTGAAGTTCGCCAAGCTGCTCGGCGGCAAGCTCCAGGCCAAGGGCTTCAACGTCGTCTATACCAGGACAAAGGACGTCTTCATTCCGCTGGAGAAACGCACAGCCATGGCCAACGCCCAGAAGGCCGACCTGTTCCTGTCCATCCATTGCAACGCCAACCGCAGCCGCAAGGTCAACGGACTTGAAACCTACAGCCTGAACCTGGCCAAATCCGACGCGGCCGTGCGCATCGCGGCCCGCGAAAACGCCGTTGACCCGCGCGCCATTTCGGATTTGCAGTTCATCCTCACCGACCTGATGGTCAATTCCAAGATCAAGGAATCGCGAGATCTGGCCCAAGACGTGCAGACCAAAACCATCAAGCGCGTGCGCAAGGCATATTCCCTCAACAACAAGGGCACACGCGAAGCGCCGTTCTACGTGCTCATGGGCGCGAAGATGCCCTCGATCCTCGTGGAGATCGGCTACATCACCAACAAGACCGAGGCCAACCGTCTGCGCTCGAACAAATACCTCGGGCACCTCGCCAACGGCATCGTCGACGGCATCCTCGCCTACAAGAGCCAGATCGAACGCTACGCCATGAACTAG
- a CDS encoding metallophosphoesterase family protein, whose product MRDSTPLAVLADIHGNAAALAAVLNHAGQRGLTRFVNLGDTFYGPLDPAGTWAILRRLDMPAVLGNQDRILLDNAPQPAAAGVRDQIGPDGLAWLAALPKTLRLEPDILLCHGTPRNDAAYLLEDVSSGLPAPRDPDSILADLLPEADGCTLVLAGHSHHPGRAMAEGITVVNPGSVGLPAYRDDDPPHAMVAGSPKARYAVVRRTGHGWEAEFSTVDYDWQSAAETARDNGREDWAEWLSTGLA is encoded by the coding sequence ATGCGCGATTCCACTCCCCTGGCCGTCCTGGCCGACATCCACGGCAACGCCGCCGCGCTCGCGGCCGTCCTGAACCACGCCGGGCAACGCGGGCTGACGCGATTTGTCAACCTTGGCGACACTTTCTACGGGCCGCTTGACCCCGCCGGGACCTGGGCGATCCTGCGTCGGCTCGACATGCCCGCCGTACTCGGCAACCAGGACCGCATCCTGCTCGACAACGCGCCCCAGCCCGCAGCGGCCGGTGTGCGCGACCAGATCGGCCCGGACGGGCTGGCATGGCTCGCCGCCCTGCCCAAGACACTGCGCCTCGAACCGGACATCCTGCTTTGCCACGGCACTCCGAGAAACGACGCGGCCTACCTGCTCGAAGACGTGTCCTCCGGCCTGCCCGCCCCGCGCGACCCGGACAGCATCCTGGCCGACCTCCTGCCCGAGGCAGACGGATGCACTCTGGTCCTGGCCGGACACAGCCATCACCCAGGACGGGCCATGGCCGAAGGGATCACCGTGGTCAATCCGGGCAGCGTCGGACTTCCCGCCTACCGCGACGACGACCCGCCCCACGCCATGGTGGCCGGATCGCCCAAAGCCCGCTACGCCGTGGTCCGGCGTACGGGGCACGGCTGGGAAGCCGAATTTTCAACCGTTGATTATGATTGGCAATCCGCCGCTGAAACGGCCCGCGACAACGGCCGCGAGGACTGGGCCGAATGGCTTTCAACCGGGCTGGCGTGA
- a CDS encoding chemotaxis protein CheD, producing MSNPLVVGISDMKLSTRPEDVIATYSLGSCLGVTVYDPRARIGGMVHCLLPSAASARERARRNPFMFVNTGVAMTVRRLVDLGADKRRLVFKAAGGANMRDDRLFETGVRNFQALMRLLERNGRRLAARDVGGTIPRTLFLYLDTGRVIVRSLGKESEL from the coding sequence ATGAGCAACCCTCTGGTCGTCGGCATATCCGACATGAAGCTTTCCACCCGCCCGGAAGACGTCATCGCCACCTATTCGCTGGGCTCCTGTCTCGGGGTGACCGTCTATGATCCCCGGGCGCGTATCGGCGGCATGGTCCACTGCCTGCTGCCCAGCGCGGCCTCGGCCCGGGAGAGGGCCAGGCGCAATCCGTTCATGTTCGTGAACACGGGCGTGGCCATGACGGTCCGCAGGCTCGTGGATCTCGGAGCGGACAAGCGGCGGCTGGTCTTCAAGGCGGCGGGCGGGGCGAACATGCGCGACGACCGCCTGTTCGAAACGGGCGTGCGGAATTTTCAGGCGCTCATGCGGCTGCTGGAGCGCAACGGCAGGCGGCTGGCGGCCAGGGATGTCGGCGGAACCATTCCCCGGACGCTCTTCCTGTACCTGGACACGGGACGTGTGATAGTACGTTCATTGGGAAAGGAGAGCGAGCTGTGA
- a CDS encoding HDOD domain-containing protein, whose translation MNRRDAILAACGSVVAMPTCVRGAGVLMNAPDADFAGLARIIEHDPGLTANLLKVVNASVPPSGVPVLTARAAFETLDSVESLRFFVSTGVAPHYVRAIEGYDQAPEMFLQHSVTVGVASRELARALGIDAPDHVYTAGLLSGVGKLLLGAYVQVDLREILRLVFDGGMAFDAAEQAVLGISHAELGSIVLDRWGVPGPVTRVVRHHLRPDGYAGRDVVLDLVHVGNVLAKMIGVGLGADGLNYEVSTGAVGRLGVTSAVLDRVAADVVVALDGLRDLFLACADGGCRE comes from the coding sequence GTGAACAGACGGGACGCGATCTTGGCGGCCTGCGGGAGCGTCGTAGCCATGCCGACCTGCGTGCGCGGGGCCGGGGTCTTGATGAACGCGCCGGATGCGGACTTCGCCGGGCTGGCCCGGATCATCGAGCACGATCCCGGTCTCACCGCCAACCTGCTCAAGGTGGTCAACGCTTCCGTTCCGCCCTCGGGAGTCCCCGTGCTGACCGCGCGGGCCGCTTTTGAAACACTCGATTCGGTTGAGAGTTTGCGTTTTTTCGTTTCCACGGGCGTGGCTCCCCATTACGTGCGCGCCATCGAGGGGTATGACCAGGCCCCGGAGATGTTCCTTCAGCACTCGGTCACCGTCGGCGTGGCCTCCCGGGAATTGGCTCGGGCGCTCGGGATCGACGCGCCGGACCACGTCTATACCGCCGGGCTGCTGTCCGGTGTGGGCAAGTTGCTGCTTGGGGCTTATGTGCAGGTGGACCTGCGCGAAATCCTGCGCCTGGTTTTTGACGGCGGAATGGCCTTTGACGCGGCGGAACAGGCCGTGCTCGGCATCTCCCACGCGGAACTGGGCAGTATCGTGCTGGATCGCTGGGGGGTGCCCGGTCCAGTGACCCGGGTGGTCCGCCATCATCTCCGACCGGATGGGTATGCCGGTCGGGATGTGGTCCTGGACCTGGTCCATGTGGGCAACGTGCTGGCCAAGATGATCGGCGTCGGGCTCGGCGCGGACGGACTCAATTACGAGGTCTCGACCGGCGCGGTCGGGCGGCTGGGCGTTACGTCGGCGGTCCTGGACAGGGTCGCGGCGGACGTGGTGGTCGCGCTGGACGGTCTGCGGGACCTGTTCCTAGCCTGTGCGGACGGCGGTTGCCGGGAGTGA
- a CDS encoding peptidylprolyl isomerase — protein sequence MKSTLRLLAPLLLACSLILAALAHPAQAGPNPVVVMETSMGRIMVMLYPKDAPKTVANFLKYVDAGFYNETIFHRVIRQRKSGGENDKAMNIVQGGGFTFPIRHKAPLLPPIPNEASTGLTNVRGTIAMARTAAPDSATSEFFFNVQDNPAFDFRQSASKTGANSYSQSVSAGYCAFGKVIRGMDVVEKINAVKTARSGRMEDVPVSPVFIKKAYVAR from the coding sequence ATGAAAAGCACACTTCGCCTGCTGGCTCCGCTGCTCCTGGCCTGTTCCCTGATCCTGGCCGCCCTGGCCCATCCCGCCCAGGCCGGTCCCAACCCCGTGGTCGTCATGGAGACCTCCATGGGCCGGATCATGGTCATGCTGTATCCCAAGGACGCACCCAAGACCGTGGCCAACTTCCTCAAATACGTGGACGCCGGGTTCTACAACGAAACCATCTTCCACCGTGTCATCCGCCAGCGCAAATCCGGCGGCGAGAACGACAAGGCCATGAACATCGTCCAGGGCGGCGGCTTCACCTTCCCCATCCGGCACAAGGCCCCGCTCCTGCCCCCCATCCCCAACGAGGCGTCGACCGGCCTCACCAACGTGAGGGGAACCATCGCCATGGCCCGCACCGCCGCGCCGGACTCCGCCACCAGCGAGTTCTTCTTCAACGTGCAGGACAACCCGGCCTTCGACTTCCGCCAGTCCGCCTCCAAAACCGGCGCGAACAGCTATTCGCAGTCGGTCAGCGCGGGATACTGCGCCTTCGGCAAGGTCATCCGGGGCATGGACGTGGTCGAGAAGATCAACGCGGTCAAGACCGCCAGGTCGGGCCGCATGGAAGACGTCCCGGTCTCTCCGGTGTTCATCAAGAAAGCATACGTGGCCAGATAG
- the aroE gene encoding shikimate dehydrogenase, giving the protein MPRSYGIIGWPLGHTMSPALHNHGFERLGIDAYYEAWPLEPKDLPAFMQRVRTVPIHGLSVTIPHKRAVMAFLDEISDRAEAVGAVNTVYWDKDRLCGENTDVIGVVASLRTLDPLPRSAVVLGAGGAARAAVAGFLELGIPRVAVSNRTRSKADALAADFGVECVEWSARMDSPWDLVCNATPLGMAGSLEGQTPFDAARLTENAVAFDIVYNPLETRFLAEARAAGRRTISGLEMFLHQGLAQFRLWTGREMDEAEARQLLLSALRQ; this is encoded by the coding sequence GTGCCCCGCTCCTACGGCATCATAGGCTGGCCCCTGGGCCACACCATGTCCCCGGCCCTGCACAACCACGGCTTCGAGCGGCTCGGCATTGACGCGTACTACGAAGCCTGGCCGCTGGAGCCCAAGGACCTGCCCGCGTTCATGCAACGCGTGCGTACCGTTCCCATCCACGGACTGTCCGTGACCATCCCGCACAAACGCGCTGTCATGGCCTTCCTCGACGAAATATCGGACCGGGCTGAAGCCGTCGGCGCGGTCAACACCGTGTATTGGGACAAGGACAGGCTGTGCGGCGAAAACACCGACGTGATCGGCGTCGTCGCCTCCCTGCGCACCCTCGATCCGCTGCCGCGCTCGGCCGTCGTGCTCGGCGCGGGCGGCGCGGCCAGGGCGGCCGTGGCCGGATTCCTCGAACTCGGCATCCCGCGCGTGGCCGTGTCCAACCGGACCCGCTCCAAAGCAGATGCGCTGGCTGCCGATTTCGGCGTGGAATGCGTGGAATGGTCCGCGCGCATGGACTCCCCGTGGGATCTTGTCTGCAACGCCACGCCGCTGGGCATGGCCGGGTCCCTTGAGGGACAGACCCCATTCGACGCCGCCCGCCTGACCGAAAACGCCGTGGCCTTCGATATCGTATACAACCCGCTTGAAACCCGCTTCCTGGCCGAAGCCAGGGCCGCCGGGCGCAGGACCATTTCCGGGCTGGAGATGTTCCTGCACCAGGGACTGGCCCAATTCCGGCTGTGGACCGGACGGGAAATGGACGAGGCCGAGGCGCGGCAACTGCTCCTCTCGGCCCTCAGACAATAA
- a CDS encoding ACP S-malonyltransferase produces MTKTGILFPGQGSQEKGMGRDVAEADSAALDLWKLAERESGLALREIYWDGEPADMADTRALQPALTVVNLTLWLAAKDKLSPAATAGHSLGEFASLGAAGALDVEDCVRAVTLRGRLMAESGGAGHGMAAVVKLPQDKVEEIVAAAAEQSGKELRIANYNTPAQFVVSGEAEALDAAEALVKAAKGRAIRLAVSGAFHSPLIQEAADEFAAFLETLTWKAPAFPVFHNATALPQPEPAGIKTTMQSQMTSSVLWIQTMQAMWAHGVREFIEVGPKGVLFKMLKANLGSEEEKWSGLNVGSLAQAGEL; encoded by the coding sequence ATGACCAAGACCGGCATTCTCTTTCCCGGACAGGGATCCCAGGAAAAAGGCATGGGCCGCGACGTGGCCGAGGCGGATTCCGCCGCCCTGGACCTCTGGAAGCTGGCCGAGCGCGAGTCGGGCCTGGCCCTGCGTGAAATCTACTGGGACGGCGAACCGGCCGACATGGCCGACACCCGCGCCCTCCAGCCCGCCCTGACCGTGGTCAACCTGACCCTGTGGCTGGCCGCGAAGGACAAGCTTTCCCCGGCGGCCACCGCCGGACATTCCCTCGGCGAATTCGCTTCCCTCGGCGCGGCCGGAGCCCTCGACGTGGAGGACTGCGTCCGGGCCGTCACCCTGCGCGGACGCCTCATGGCCGAATCCGGCGGCGCGGGCCACGGCATGGCCGCCGTGGTCAAGCTTCCCCAGGACAAGGTCGAGGAGATTGTCGCCGCGGCCGCAGAACAGTCCGGCAAGGAACTGCGCATCGCCAACTACAACACCCCGGCGCAGTTCGTCGTGTCCGGCGAGGCCGAAGCCCTCGACGCAGCCGAGGCGCTGGTCAAGGCTGCCAAGGGCCGGGCCATCCGCCTGGCCGTTTCCGGCGCGTTCCACTCGCCGCTCATTCAGGAGGCCGCCGACGAGTTCGCCGCATTCCTGGAGACGCTGACCTGGAAGGCCCCCGCCTTCCCGGTGTTCCACAACGCCACGGCGCTGCCCCAGCCCGAGCCGGCGGGGATCAAGACCACCATGCAGAGCCAGATGACCTCCTCGGTCCTCTGGATTCAGACCATGCAGGCCATGTGGGCCCACGGCGTGCGCGAATTCATCGAGGTAGGCCCCAAAGGCGTGCTCTTCAAGATGCTCAAGGCCAACCTCGGCTCCGAAGAGGAGAAGTGGTCCGGGCTGAACGTCGGCAGCCTCGCCCAGGCCGGAGAACTCTAG
- a CDS encoding HIT family protein, whose product MAIADSECVFCKIVAGEIPCAKVFESDTVLAFLDIAPVHPGHALVLPKDHYPTLMDIPPELGNDLFKALSAVGGAVMKATGADGLNLMQNNFEAAGQLVDHAHFHLIPRFGDDGLRLWAQSSYDTPDDMQKLAGTIAGLLK is encoded by the coding sequence ATGGCGATTGCGGATTCCGAGTGTGTTTTTTGCAAGATCGTGGCCGGGGAGATTCCCTGCGCCAAGGTCTTTGAATCGGACACGGTCCTGGCATTCCTGGATATCGCGCCCGTGCATCCCGGCCACGCCCTGGTGCTGCCCAAGGACCATTACCCGACGCTCATGGACATCCCGCCCGAGCTGGGCAACGACCTGTTCAAGGCCTTGTCGGCCGTGGGCGGCGCCGTGATGAAGGCGACCGGCGCGGACGGACTCAACCTCATGCAGAACAATTTCGAGGCGGCCGGGCAACTGGTCGACCATGCGCATTTTCATCTCATTCCCCGGTTTGGCGACGACGGCCTCAGATTGTGGGCCCAGTCGTCCTACGACACTCCGGATGACATGCAGAAACTCGCGGGCACCATCGCGGGATTGCTGAAGTAA
- a CDS encoding integration host factor subunit alpha, which yields MSTLTKAGIVDYIYERTDKNRAEIKDLVETILEIMKTAIKKDHALLVSGFGKFEAYDKRARKGRNPQTTQTITLPPRKVVVFRLSRKFRAELNP from the coding sequence ATGAGCACTCTCACCAAAGCCGGAATCGTGGATTACATCTACGAACGCACCGACAAGAACCGCGCCGAGATCAAGGACCTGGTGGAAACCATTCTTGAAATCATGAAGACGGCCATCAAGAAGGACCATGCCCTTCTGGTTTCCGGTTTCGGCAAGTTCGAAGCCTACGACAAACGTGCGCGCAAGGGCCGCAACCCGCAGACGACCCAGACCATTACCCTGCCGCCGCGCAAGGTGGTCGTCTTCCGGCTCTCCCGCAAGTTCCGCGCCGAACTGAATCCCTAG